The Conexivisphaera calida genome includes a region encoding these proteins:
- a CDS encoding aldo/keto reductase, with amino-acid sequence MAAETVELGRSGIRVSRVGLGTWQAGGRQWGDDVDDSSIVAAIGRAHELGINLIDTAEVYGDGHSEEVVGRALAELGRENFVVATKVHGAHLRHDELLRAAEASMRRLGVRYIDLYQIHWPDPWEQIPLRETMRAMEELYVQGKIRAIGVSNFAVRDLEEARSHLSRTDIASNQIRYNMLQREVEEEVVPYCRRNGISIIAWSPLAQGALTGKYREGRVPRDRIRSGNELFRPENMRRIEPLLRVLERIASRRGVEMSQVALNWLLARDAIPIPGAKNPRQVEVNAGAMGWRLDEREMREIEEVLAGIDIDYL; translated from the coding sequence GTGGCAGCTGAGACCGTGGAGCTCGGGAGGAGCGGCATAAGGGTATCGAGGGTGGGGCTGGGCACGTGGCAGGCGGGAGGGAGGCAGTGGGGAGACGACGTGGACGACTCATCGATAGTGGCGGCCATCGGGAGGGCGCATGAGCTGGGGATCAACCTGATAGACACGGCGGAGGTTTACGGCGACGGCCACTCGGAGGAGGTCGTGGGGCGCGCCCTCGCCGAGCTGGGCAGGGAGAACTTCGTGGTCGCCACGAAGGTCCACGGCGCCCACCTGAGGCACGACGAGCTCCTGAGGGCGGCGGAGGCCAGCATGAGGAGGCTGGGCGTCAGGTACATAGACCTCTACCAGATACACTGGCCGGATCCCTGGGAGCAGATACCGCTGAGGGAGACGATGAGGGCCATGGAGGAGCTCTACGTCCAGGGGAAGATCCGCGCGATAGGGGTCAGCAACTTCGCCGTCCGGGACCTGGAGGAGGCCAGGAGCCACCTCTCGAGGACGGACATAGCGTCCAACCAGATCAGGTACAACATGCTGCAGAGGGAGGTGGAGGAGGAGGTCGTGCCCTACTGCAGGAGGAACGGGATATCGATCATAGCGTGGAGCCCGCTCGCGCAGGGGGCGCTCACCGGCAAGTACCGCGAGGGGAGGGTCCCGAGGGACCGCATAAGGTCCGGGAACGAGCTCTTCAGGCCGGAGAACATGAGGAGGATTGAGCCTCTACTGCGCGTCCTGGAGCGGATCGCGTCGAGGAGGGGCGTCGAGATGTCCCAGGTGGCGCTCAACTGGCTGCTGGCGCGGGACGCGATCCCGATACCGGGCGCGAAGAACCCGCGGCAGGTCGAGGTGAACGCGGGGGCCATGGGATGGAGGCTGGACGAGCGTGAGATGCGCGAGATAGAGGAGGTCCTGGCGGGCATAGACATAGACTACCTGTAG
- a CDS encoding acetyl ornithine aminotransferase family protein, which yields MGAIRIAVEPPGPRARRVVERTERLTSTSFLRQYPFVMKSGKGAILEDVDGNRYIDMNAGIAVLALGTAPDPVVRAIARAASRFTHYSYTDFYYEGIPRLAAELARITPGGFRKRVYFGNSGAEATEAAMKLTRYHSRRPRFLAFTGAFHGRTMGALSLTASKPVQVRGFSPLVPGVEHVPYPYCYRCPFGKTFPDCGFFCVDFIEDQLFRRHVPPDEVAAFFVEPIQGEGGYVVPPDGYFGRLKRLIEPHGIALVDDEIQAGMGRTGRWFAMEHFGVEPDVVLVAKAIASGLPLSAMIARDELMDWPPGSHASTFGGNPVAVEAALATIRTMRRMRVLENAERVGEHMMRRLEEMRERYEVVGDVRGKGLMIGVELVRDKSSREPSPEAARRVVDYSWRHGVLLITAGVSTLRFAPPLVITEELADEALDVVEEGMREADAEERRRRDPRDRRVFANV from the coding sequence GTGGGAGCGATACGCATCGCGGTGGAGCCCCCGGGGCCGAGGGCGAGGAGGGTCGTCGAGAGGACGGAGAGGCTCACCTCCACCTCCTTCCTCAGGCAGTATCCATTCGTCATGAAGTCCGGGAAGGGCGCGATCCTGGAGGACGTGGACGGCAACAGGTACATAGACATGAACGCCGGGATAGCGGTCCTGGCCCTGGGGACGGCGCCGGACCCGGTCGTCAGGGCGATAGCCCGGGCCGCCTCGAGGTTCACCCACTACTCGTACACGGACTTCTACTACGAGGGGATACCGAGGCTGGCGGCCGAGCTCGCGAGGATCACCCCCGGCGGGTTCCGGAAGAGGGTGTACTTCGGGAACAGCGGCGCGGAGGCGACGGAGGCCGCGATGAAGCTCACGAGGTACCACTCCAGGAGGCCCAGGTTCCTGGCCTTCACCGGGGCGTTCCACGGGAGGACGATGGGGGCCCTGAGCCTGACGGCGAGCAAGCCCGTGCAGGTGAGGGGGTTCTCTCCGCTCGTCCCCGGGGTGGAGCACGTCCCGTACCCGTACTGCTACAGGTGCCCGTTCGGGAAGACGTTCCCGGACTGCGGGTTCTTCTGCGTGGACTTCATAGAGGATCAGCTCTTCAGGCGCCACGTCCCGCCGGACGAGGTGGCGGCCTTCTTCGTGGAACCAATACAGGGAGAGGGCGGATACGTGGTCCCGCCCGACGGCTACTTCGGGAGGCTGAAGCGCCTGATAGAGCCCCACGGGATAGCGCTCGTGGACGACGAGATACAGGCGGGGATGGGCCGCACCGGGAGGTGGTTCGCGATGGAGCACTTCGGCGTGGAGCCCGACGTGGTGCTGGTGGCGAAGGCGATAGCCTCGGGGCTCCCGCTCTCCGCCATGATAGCCAGGGACGAGCTGATGGACTGGCCCCCGGGATCCCACGCGTCCACGTTCGGGGGGAATCCCGTGGCGGTCGAGGCGGCGCTCGCAACGATAAGGACAATGAGGAGGATGAGGGTCCTCGAGAACGCGGAGCGCGTGGGGGAACACATGATGAGGCGGCTCGAGGAGATGAGGGAGAGGTACGAGGTCGTGGGGGACGTCAGGGGGAAGGGGCTGATGATAGGGGTGGAGCTCGTGAGGGACAAGTCGTCCAGGGAGCCGAGCCCGGAGGCCGCCAGGAGGGTCGTCGATTACTCGTGGAGGCACGGGGTGCTCCTGATAACGGCCGGCGTGAGCACGCTCAGGTTCGCCCCACCGCTGGTGATCACGGAGGAGCTCGCTGACGAGGCGCTGGACGTGGTGGAGGAGGGGATGAGGGAGGCGGACGCGGAGGAGCGGCGTCGGCGAGATCCCCGGGATAGGAGGGTATTCGCAAACGTTTAA
- a CDS encoding pyridoxal-phosphate dependent enzyme, translating into MAPAERAEYVCPACGSRFPVDSWLWRCPRCGSPLDVVGDAGFRRVRLGEGNTPCIESEALGAMVKLEYMNPTGSFKDRGSSLAVGAARDLGHRCVSEDSSGNAGISVAAYAAAAGMGATVVVPRTAGGPKRDLIRALGADLVESETREEATRIAQGIGGCAYVGHMYSPFFVRGMEGFAGELRSCPSEPDAVVMPVASGTLLLGAYRGAQEVGLDVRLIAAQARGRAPLYTAVHGRDEGPPSRLADALLVERPPRLGQMVEAIRRTGGDVASVGDEQLVAALRDLVRAGLLAEPSSAASLAAYRSLLESGSISRGERVVLVLTGSGLKYAQSLPGILGRV; encoded by the coding sequence GTGGCCCCCGCGGAGCGCGCGGAGTACGTCTGCCCGGCCTGTGGATCCAGGTTCCCGGTCGATTCATGGCTCTGGAGGTGTCCGAGGTGCGGTTCCCCCCTCGACGTAGTCGGCGACGCCGGATTCCGCCGCGTGCGCCTGGGCGAGGGGAACACGCCCTGCATCGAGTCCGAGGCGCTTGGCGCCATGGTCAAGCTGGAGTACATGAACCCGACCGGGTCCTTCAAGGATCGCGGATCGAGCCTGGCCGTCGGGGCGGCGAGGGACCTCGGGCACAGGTGCGTCTCCGAGGACTCCAGCGGGAACGCGGGGATCTCGGTGGCCGCGTACGCCGCGGCCGCGGGCATGGGCGCCACGGTCGTGGTCCCGAGGACCGCCGGGGGCCCTAAGAGGGACCTGATACGTGCGCTCGGCGCCGACCTTGTGGAGTCCGAGACGAGGGAGGAGGCGACCCGGATCGCACAGGGCATCGGGGGATGCGCGTACGTGGGCCACATGTACAGCCCGTTCTTCGTCAGGGGAATGGAGGGATTCGCCGGCGAGCTGCGCTCCTGCCCCTCCGAGCCGGACGCGGTCGTCATGCCGGTCGCATCCGGCACGCTCCTCCTGGGCGCCTACCGCGGGGCCCAGGAGGTGGGGCTCGACGTCCGCCTGATCGCGGCGCAGGCAAGGGGGAGGGCTCCCCTCTACACGGCGGTGCACGGGAGGGACGAGGGGCCCCCCTCGAGGCTCGCCGACGCGCTCCTGGTGGAGAGGCCCCCGAGGCTGGGGCAGATGGTCGAGGCCATCAGGAGGACCGGAGGGGACGTGGCATCGGTGGGGGACGAACAGCTCGTGGCCGCCCTCAGGGACCTAGTGCGCGCCGGCCTCCTAGCGGAGCCCAGCTCAGCCGCCTCCCTGGCGGCCTACAGGTCCCTCCTGGAGTCCGGGTCCATCTCCCGGGGCGAGAGGGTCGTGCTCGTGCTCACCGGGAGCGGGCTTAAGTACGCGCAGTCGCTCCCCGGCATCCTGGGCAGGGTTTGA
- a CDS encoding MFS transporter, with protein sequence MEYKWVVLTNTTLGVIMSSMNMYIVLISLPAIFRGLGINPFLPGEFVYLLWVLMGYSIVMATVLVTFGRISDMYGRARVYTWGFVVFTIASIFLSLIPSNSGNAGALLMILLRIVQAIGGGLLMVNSTALLTDAFPPSERGKALGLNQASFIVGSFLGLILGGMLVGYDWHMVFIVNVPFAVAGALWSVLKLRRTPGTGVVRLDLAGNVTLAAGLLAISLGLTYALMPYGNSQMGWTNPWVIASFPLGALMFVLFVLSERRAPAPLFNLSLFRVRPFSYGSIALFLNSLGRGAIMFLVVIWLQGIWLPLHGYPWESTPFWAGVYMIPMLVGTVIMAPVGGMLTDRYGARLFATLGMVIMALSLLALTILPYDFNLFEFELILFVSGLGGGLFSAPNTTAIMNSLRPQDRAAGNGMRQTFSSMGSTISMALFFSMLVTFFTMYVPNEISSAVASYGLPAQVASFLSSIPASGLLFAAFLGVDPASAIPQSVLSALPHSVVELLDSRTFLPSIIGPPFMDALRISLYISVALVLVGALFSWMRGGKFVYEESAGRPGEGRS encoded by the coding sequence ATGGAGTACAAGTGGGTCGTGCTCACGAACACGACGCTCGGCGTCATAATGTCCTCGATGAACATGTACATAGTTCTCATATCGCTTCCCGCAATATTCCGGGGCCTCGGGATAAACCCGTTCCTCCCGGGCGAGTTCGTCTACCTCCTCTGGGTCCTGATGGGCTACAGCATCGTCATGGCGACGGTCCTCGTGACCTTCGGTCGCATATCCGACATGTACGGCAGGGCAAGGGTCTACACGTGGGGGTTCGTGGTGTTCACGATAGCGTCGATATTCCTGTCGCTCATACCCAGCAACTCCGGTAACGCGGGCGCGCTCCTGATGATACTGCTCAGGATCGTGCAGGCGATCGGCGGGGGACTGCTCATGGTCAACAGCACGGCGCTCCTGACGGACGCGTTTCCCCCGAGCGAGAGGGGGAAGGCACTGGGGCTCAACCAGGCGTCGTTCATAGTCGGGTCGTTCCTGGGGCTGATCCTGGGCGGCATGCTCGTCGGGTACGACTGGCACATGGTCTTCATAGTCAACGTGCCGTTCGCGGTCGCAGGTGCCCTCTGGTCCGTCCTGAAGCTCAGGAGGACGCCCGGCACGGGGGTCGTCCGCCTCGACCTCGCCGGAAACGTGACGCTCGCGGCCGGGCTACTCGCTATCTCCCTGGGGCTCACCTACGCGCTGATGCCCTACGGGAACTCGCAGATGGGGTGGACAAATCCCTGGGTCATTGCGTCCTTCCCGCTCGGCGCGCTCATGTTCGTGCTCTTCGTCCTCAGCGAGAGGCGCGCCCCCGCTCCCCTCTTCAACCTCTCGCTCTTCCGCGTGAGGCCCTTCTCCTACGGATCCATAGCGCTCTTCCTCAACTCCCTCGGCAGGGGCGCGATAATGTTCCTCGTCGTCATCTGGCTCCAGGGAATATGGCTCCCCCTCCACGGCTATCCGTGGGAGTCCACGCCGTTCTGGGCGGGCGTCTACATGATACCCATGCTCGTCGGAACGGTGATCATGGCGCCGGTGGGCGGGATGCTGACTGACAGATACGGGGCGAGGCTATTCGCCACCCTGGGGATGGTGATCATGGCCCTCTCCCTGCTGGCGCTCACGATCCTCCCGTACGACTTCAACCTTTTCGAGTTCGAGCTGATACTCTTCGTGAGCGGACTGGGCGGCGGCCTCTTCTCGGCCCCCAACACGACCGCGATCATGAACTCCCTGAGGCCCCAGGACAGGGCCGCCGGGAACGGCATGAGGCAGACGTTCAGCAGCATGGGGTCCACGATCAGCATGGCGCTCTTCTTCTCGATGCTCGTCACGTTCTTCACCATGTACGTGCCGAATGAGATCTCCTCGGCCGTCGCGTCCTACGGCCTGCCCGCGCAGGTGGCGTCCTTCCTCTCGTCTATACCGGCCAGCGGGCTCCTGTTCGCGGCCTTCCTGGGGGTGGATCCTGCCTCGGCCATCCCCCAGTCCGTGCTCTCCGCGCTGCCGCACAGCGTCGTGGAGCTCCTGGACTCCAGGACGTTCCTCCCGTCGATAATAGGACCCCCGTTCATGGACGCCCTCAGGATCTCGCTCTACATATCGGTGGCCCTCGTCCTGGTGGGGGCGCTCTTCTCCTGGATGAGGGGAGGGAAGTTCGTTTACGAGGAATCCGCGGGGAGACCAGGGGAGGGACGCAGTTAG
- a CDS encoding phosphate-starvation-inducible PsiE family protein: MIKRKALRNYKYEQLALKAAAAVMMAVLFVGIVISIAGIVSYLPRMLNYSSLERTLQQFVADLLYILVLMELMALVSQYFTEARVKLEYALDAAIVFIVREILIYVYSESFALLNVVTLASFLTILIASRIVLARCTAMRSAG, translated from the coding sequence ATGATCAAACGCAAAGCATTGCGCAACTACAAGTACGAGCAGCTAGCGCTCAAGGCGGCCGCCGCCGTGATGATGGCTGTCCTCTTCGTGGGCATAGTCATATCGATCGCCGGCATTGTATCGTACCTTCCGCGCATGTTGAACTACTCATCACTGGAGAGGACCCTTCAGCAGTTCGTGGCGGATCTCCTCTACATACTGGTGCTCATGGAGCTAATGGCGCTCGTGTCGCAGTACTTCACCGAGGCGAGGGTGAAGCTGGAGTACGCGCTGGACGCGGCCATAGTGTTCATTGTGAGGGAGATACTGATCTACGTCTACTCCGAGAGCTTCGCGCTGCTCAACGTGGTGACGCTCGCGTCCTTCCTGACGATACTGATAGCCTCGAGGATCGTGCTGGCCAGGTGCACGGCGATGCGCAGCGCCGGTTGA
- a CDS encoding GNAT family N-acetyltransferase, with product MSSSGSPEIVELTPSPADLEVLRAMYPLYRAIFPSDEEAETLENLERYLRLKSGDYYGDNSYHVLVMRVDGRVVGFAIGDYYADPSVGVIEFLGVEDGHRGRGLGSALEAEFVRRASADAAALGKELRGIFIEVEDPEVVGKWGSVGFWHRRGYMFVPVRYVQPPLSPGKRRATDLRLMFRPMPQSTVMDGDLLLAFLRSYFHYAMSIEDPTSTEEYRRIARRAEGRTFTLEDPGHSLIRSFSLRIFFTVDLLSSGRPEPEVRDAILGNLRRQGGRIPYASYGGGEKEEVSGGSGGGGLPSEILLRRERDYVNLRRSYLRRTRIIRFGPLDSLDAYVVRVDGRRIRLGRASIYGSYRSLGTFVVEVAIRGEGAFLISTMIRAESVGNLRVRARSGPRPGYEGLSRRVRSAMKDLLSDVVRRPGSIRWIHSYPLLIVESIDEDPTPGEIYGLVNADGSYRYVSASEISRAFCGRPSGSMCSRNEWIADLSVAEGIIAMYEPRAALVLGRSPGAFVDAFEEIYGVPLQSLPAGASRDALAGVEAEYSSEVEMLREQFSVLSSLHDLLSSWNVRGSTEEEYRALTELEGRLHRRMAELHALDVGFYESLREVLRSAQRRMGIEELRSTVEDLMLELRREIDVRYQLSENRRLLQVQFLLTVLAIFQAALGGVTIAISLGYSPIYTAVAAAALGAASILVAHRIMFWRRRR from the coding sequence ATGAGCTCCTCCGGGTCGCCAGAGATCGTGGAGCTCACTCCCTCGCCCGCCGACCTAGAGGTCCTCCGCGCCATGTATCCGCTTTATCGCGCGATATTTCCCTCGGACGAGGAGGCGGAGACCCTGGAGAACCTGGAGAGGTACCTGAGGCTGAAGTCCGGCGACTACTACGGGGATAACTCCTACCACGTGCTAGTCATGAGGGTGGACGGCAGGGTGGTCGGGTTCGCCATAGGCGACTACTACGCGGATCCATCGGTGGGCGTCATAGAATTCCTTGGGGTGGAGGACGGCCACAGGGGAAGGGGTCTCGGATCCGCTCTTGAGGCGGAGTTCGTCCGCAGGGCGTCCGCCGACGCCGCCGCCCTCGGGAAGGAGCTCAGGGGAATTTTCATCGAGGTGGAGGACCCGGAGGTGGTGGGGAAGTGGGGATCCGTCGGCTTCTGGCACCGCAGGGGCTACATGTTCGTCCCCGTCAGGTACGTCCAGCCGCCCCTCTCCCCGGGCAAGAGGAGGGCAACGGACCTCAGGCTGATGTTCAGGCCGATGCCGCAGTCCACCGTCATGGACGGCGACCTACTGCTCGCGTTCCTCAGGTCGTACTTCCACTACGCGATGTCCATAGAGGATCCCACCTCGACGGAGGAGTACAGGCGCATCGCGCGGCGCGCCGAGGGCAGGACGTTCACCCTGGAGGACCCCGGGCACTCGCTCATTCGTTCCTTCTCGCTCAGGATATTCTTCACGGTGGACCTCCTATCCTCGGGCCGTCCGGAGCCCGAGGTGAGGGACGCCATCCTCGGGAACCTGCGCCGGCAGGGCGGCCGCATACCTTACGCGTCGTACGGCGGAGGCGAGAAGGAGGAGGTGTCAGGAGGGAGCGGGGGCGGTGGCCTTCCGTCCGAGATCCTGCTGAGGAGGGAGAGGGACTACGTGAACCTCCGCAGGTCCTACCTGAGGCGCACCAGGATCATCAGGTTCGGGCCCCTCGACTCCCTCGACGCGTACGTGGTCAGGGTGGACGGCAGGAGGATCAGGCTGGGCAGGGCCTCGATCTACGGGAGCTACAGGTCCCTGGGCACGTTCGTCGTCGAGGTGGCCATCAGGGGGGAGGGCGCGTTCCTGATATCCACGATGATCAGGGCCGAGTCGGTCGGGAACCTGAGGGTGAGGGCACGTTCCGGTCCCCGCCCGGGTTACGAGGGACTCTCGCGGCGCGTGCGGAGTGCCATGAAGGACCTGCTCAGCGACGTGGTCCGGCGGCCCGGGTCCATCCGCTGGATCCACAGCTATCCCCTCCTCATCGTCGAGTCCATCGATGAGGACCCGACGCCGGGCGAGATCTACGGCCTGGTGAACGCCGACGGCAGCTACCGCTACGTGTCAGCGTCCGAGATCTCCAGGGCATTCTGCGGGAGGCCGTCGGGCTCCATGTGCAGCAGGAACGAGTGGATAGCCGACCTGAGCGTCGCAGAGGGCATAATTGCCATGTACGAGCCGAGGGCCGCGCTGGTCCTGGGCAGGAGCCCGGGCGCCTTCGTGGATGCGTTCGAGGAGATCTACGGCGTCCCCCTGCAGAGCCTCCCGGCCGGCGCCTCCCGGGACGCACTTGCGGGGGTGGAGGCCGAGTACTCGAGCGAGGTCGAGATGCTCAGGGAGCAGTTCTCGGTGCTCTCGTCGCTGCACGACCTCCTATCGTCCTGGAACGTGCGCGGGAGCACCGAGGAGGAGTACAGGGCGCTCACAGAGCTGGAGGGAAGGCTCCACAGGAGGATGGCCGAGCTCCACGCGCTGGACGTGGGATTCTACGAGTCCCTCAGGGAGGTGCTCAGGTCGGCGCAGAGGAGGATGGGCATAGAGGAGCTCCGCTCGACCGTGGAGGACCTCATGTTGGAGCTCAGGAGGGAGATAGACGTCAGGTACCAGCTGTCCGAGAACAGGAGGCTCCTCCAGGTGCAGTTCCTGCTGACCGTGCTCGCGATCTTCCAGGCGGCGCTGGGCGGCGTCACGATAGCGATCTCCCTGGGGTACTCGCCTATATACACCGCGGTTGCTGCGGCCGCGCTGGGGGCGGCGTCGATCCTGGTCGCGCACAGGATAATGTTCTGGAGGAGGCGCCGCTGA
- a CDS encoding CBS domain-containing protein, whose amino-acid sequence MHVDAAVADVISGSPNAPLRLGPEAAVIEAAVALAVAKESLVVIQKSPPLIVGGYNVLSVVHGSKNPWPALYRTRAADVAWTPVYARPEERIDDALDRMRSAGQYNALVMEGDSISGLLTTLDLMRFLHGTGALRGIAPRGSAAIAADPDTSLGGAIHVMMGRGIRRLLLSGTEFSVSDHSLMRGALDGGLLLRLRDDPEKALSDPVTRYGYVLERPVVLPEGADAQEAAELILRAEDRVAVTEDRGTILTPWDLSVRSLLGSR is encoded by the coding sequence ATGCACGTTGACGCAGCGGTGGCGGACGTCATATCGGGATCCCCGAACGCCCCGCTGAGGCTGGGGCCAGAGGCCGCCGTCATTGAGGCCGCGGTGGCGCTGGCCGTGGCTAAGGAGTCGCTGGTGGTCATCCAGAAGTCCCCTCCCTTGATAGTTGGCGGATACAACGTGCTATCCGTCGTCCACGGGAGCAAGAATCCATGGCCAGCGCTCTACAGGACCAGGGCCGCGGATGTGGCCTGGACCCCGGTCTACGCGCGGCCGGAGGAGCGCATCGATGACGCCCTGGACAGGATGAGGTCGGCGGGCCAGTACAATGCGCTCGTCATGGAGGGCGACTCGATATCGGGCCTCCTGACGACGCTGGACCTGATGAGGTTCCTCCACGGGACCGGGGCCCTGAGGGGGATCGCGCCCCGCGGATCCGCGGCGATCGCGGCGGACCCCGATACGTCGCTGGGCGGCGCGATACATGTTATGATGGGGAGGGGAATCAGGAGGCTCCTGCTCTCGGGCACCGAGTTCTCGGTCTCGGATCACAGCCTCATGAGGGGGGCGCTGGACGGAGGGCTCCTCCTGAGGCTCAGGGATGACCCGGAGAAGGCGCTCTCGGACCCCGTCACCAGGTACGGCTACGTCCTCGAGAGGCCGGTTGTCCTCCCCGAGGGCGCGGACGCGCAGGAGGCGGCGGAGCTCATCCTGAGAGCTGAGGACCGCGTCGCCGTCACGGAGGACCGCGGGACCATACTGACCCCCTGGGACCTTTCTGTGAGGTCGCTCCTGGGCTCCAGATAA
- a CDS encoding threonine synthase yields the protein MPDFVLRCTQCGTTYPQDYPWPVCERCGGLLEVEYDYSTVRIPEDFEGRPVKQWKYAPLFPVSRRPVTVGEGGTRLKRISSSPDIYLKIEIDNPTKSFKDRGSSVEVTRALELGFDRLAVASTGNMALSLAAYSEIAGMEAVTFVGSGANENKIDMIRNKGGRVVQVDGDFNDAVRKAEEYAKATGSFLAGDYAYRKEGQKGVFFEVIDQLGFEPPDYIFIPVGNGTLISAAHKAAVELRSLGLIDRLPRLIGVQAEGAAPLVEYIRSGKLRKVEVRTGADAIAVGYPMYAEQARRAIEGTGGEVITVSDGEMEAAADEIFRRAGVCAELAGAAAYAAILKRGIGKDEVAVAVVSGGNI from the coding sequence GTGCCGGATTTCGTCCTCAGGTGCACCCAGTGTGGGACAACTTACCCGCAGGACTATCCATGGCCGGTGTGCGAGAGGTGCGGCGGCCTCCTCGAGGTCGAGTACGACTACTCGACTGTCAGGATTCCGGAGGACTTCGAGGGCCGGCCCGTCAAGCAGTGGAAGTACGCGCCCCTGTTCCCGGTCTCGAGGAGGCCGGTCACGGTGGGGGAGGGGGGCACCAGGCTGAAGAGGATCTCCAGCTCCCCCGACATATACCTGAAGATAGAGATAGACAATCCGACGAAGTCCTTCAAGGACCGCGGATCCAGCGTCGAGGTGACGAGGGCCCTGGAGCTCGGGTTCGACCGCCTGGCGGTGGCATCCACGGGGAACATGGCGCTCTCGCTCGCGGCCTACTCCGAGATAGCCGGCATGGAGGCCGTGACGTTCGTCGGCTCCGGGGCCAACGAGAACAAGATAGACATGATAAGGAACAAGGGCGGGAGGGTCGTGCAGGTGGACGGCGACTTCAACGACGCGGTGAGGAAGGCCGAGGAGTACGCGAAGGCCACGGGGAGCTTCCTGGCCGGCGACTACGCGTACAGGAAGGAGGGCCAGAAGGGCGTCTTCTTCGAGGTGATCGACCAGCTCGGGTTCGAGCCGCCCGACTACATATTCATCCCGGTGGGGAACGGGACCCTGATATCCGCGGCTCACAAGGCCGCCGTGGAGCTGAGGTCCCTCGGACTCATCGACAGGCTCCCCCGGCTCATAGGAGTACAGGCGGAGGGCGCGGCCCCCCTGGTGGAGTACATCAGATCGGGGAAGCTTAGGAAGGTGGAGGTGAGGACTGGGGCGGACGCGATAGCTGTGGGCTACCCCATGTACGCGGAGCAGGCCAGGAGGGCCATAGAGGGGACGGGGGGCGAGGTCATCACCGTGAGCGACGGGGAGATGGAGGCCGCGGCCGACGAGATATTCAGGAGGGCCGGCGTGTGCGCCGAGCTGGCCGGCGCCGCGGCGTACGCGGCCATCCTCAAGCGCGGCATTGGAAAGGACGAGGTGGCCGTCGCTGTAGTGTCGGGCGGCAACATCTGA